AACTGTGCTACGCGTCCACCATGCGGTCCCCAAACAACAAACCCACCAGGTTTGACACGAGGGAACCACCACAACTAAATAAGCAACACCACCACCCCGCCACAACTGGGGAACCAATGGATCGGTGTTGCGTGTCACGGAAACGATCCAGTGACCCTTACAAACCAACCCCCACCCACGGGCGGGGTGTTTGAAAGAGTTACGGCGGTCATAGCGTGGGGGAAACGCCCGGTCCCATTCCGAACCCGGAAGCTAAGACCCACAGCGCCGATGGTACTGCACTCGCGAGGGTGTGGGAGAGTAGGACACCGCCGGACACAACCACACAGGGACGGCCCCGAGCAACGACGCTCGGGGCCGCTCGTCATTTAACCACCCACCACCAACAGCCCCCACACACAGGGGGCTGTTCATGTTTAAGGCACAAAAGACCACAGCGACCATCCCCCACTGCCGCCACCACCAGGAACCAGACTCGCCCGAACCACCCTGAGGCCGTCAGTCACCTTCTCCACGCCCGACCAGCCGATCCAGCGTGCTCCGGCCGAGCTCGGCCATGTCCGGATTCGACTCCCGGTAGTACCAGACCAGGCCCATCGCCTGCTGAAATGCCCAGCCGGCTCCACGTTCCCATTCCTCGGCCCCGACGCCCAACCGCTCACGCAAGCGCCGGCGTCGTAGGTCATCCAGCAGATGCCAGGCCGCGACCAGGTCGAGAGCCGGGTCGGCTGGGCCGAACCCTCCAGTGTCGAGGACGCCGGACAGCCGATCGCCGTCCACCAGCAGGTTCGCCGGAATGAGATCCCCGTGGTTCATGACGTCGGCGCCGGCTGCAGGAAGCTCGCGGAACCGATCCCACATCCTGGTGAGCAGTCCGACGTCCAGCAGCCCGGAGCTCCGCTCGAGGCATTCACGCATCCAGTCCTCATGGTCGCGCAGCATGCCGCCTCTCCCGGCCCCCGAAAAGGACCTGCCGAGGGTGGGTTGGCGCCTTAAAGCGGCGATGAGGTCTGCGAGATCGTCGGCGAAGCCCTCCGAATCCTTGTGACTGTGCGGTGAGGGGGTGGTGCCGGGCAGCCAGC
The nucleotide sequence above comes from Arthrobacter woluwensis. Encoded proteins:
- a CDS encoding phosphotransferase — translated: MTMHEGQVVLSEADAARLIFRRFPEYRGETVRRLETTGTVNAIYRIGEKATARVPYLIADPRGAETAQEKETQAMEEFLRASPVPGPRPLGVAGPSEIYPGAWSLQSWLPGTTPSPHSHKDSEGFADDLADLIAALRRQPTLGRSFSGAGRGGMLRDHEDWMRECLERSSGLLDVGLLTRMWDRFRELPAAGADVMNHGDLIPANLLVDGDRLSGVLDTGGFGPADPALDLVAAWHLLDDLRRRRLRERLGVGAEEWERGAGWAFQQAMGLVWYYRESNPDMAELGRSTLDRLVGRGEGD